atgtgtgtatgtgtgcctctgtgtgtttgagcatatgcatatgtgtatatacatatttctcAGTATACAAAAATTTTTTGGAATGTTTCAGTATTCTAATAATAGtataaatagtatataaaaaTGTGATTTCATCTCATTCCTATCATGTGTTGAGCTTAAAAGTTGCTATGGGCTTTCgatgtttttttccttctgatcATGCTCTCTTGGGATATGCTGATGCCTTTGTACACTAGGAAATAAGCAGGATGTCCATTAGTAACATAGCCATGCTCTGTTTTAAAAGGGTTATCAACATTGTACACTTACATTAGGAAATTATCTCCAACAATATTGAACTTACTTTCCTTGACTTAGttcacattaatttaaaaaagtaaacattttcgGCTTTTCTAACTCTCTACCATTCTCTTCATTCATGATTTTCTTCACATGTGTGAAGATAGGtatatatttctctatttctACAACAATTTACTGTATATTTCACACCAGTATgccctatttattttaaaaccacaaaAATGTGAAAATGAGGCTATGTTTCTCTCCAAACTTTCATCAAACTtttccaaataaaattatattagaaagGAAGTGGTATCTGGCTATTTACTAGAGATGAATAATCTGGAATCCTCATAAGAAAAACAACTGATCCTACCTGTGTTTGTCACATGGAAATATCTGAAAATGGTATCATTAGCCATAAAACAAAATTACTGGAATGAGTTAGTTTAAACTTTGTTGGACTGAATGAAATAAATTCAATACACCAATTCTAGTTACCAAcaagtatgtatatattaaaGACAGTTTTATATTGTTGTTCATGTGTCATTTTAATTCTCCTTAACAATTTAAAAGTTTAATTGGAAAGCATATGCCATCTTTTATAGTAAACAGAACATATCTTAGAAGCATTGAAAATATTCtaattatttacatatacattttaCTTTTGATACTTAAGACTATAAACATGATAGAATATATAAGGGATTAATATTGAATGAAATGCTCTAGAAATATAAGATATTTGCCTCATGTAACTATAAAAGATGAATAAACCTTGCATATGTACTTGAAACTCTTGTTCAATTTATAGGTTATTACACTTTTTTCATAAAGATCTATTTTCCTCTCTCATATCCATCATGAAATAGTGAACAGTCATGGGAAAACATGCTAAAGGAAGAGTTTTTATAGCAACAGGTTTAACTGATAACTCAGTTTAAAGCTTTTGCTTAACCGTGTTAGAACACATTTTATAATATTAagcttattttggtttttaaagtttttccttCTTAGTAATTTCCTAACTGTGCACCTTTAATTCAATGGTTTCATGGGTACTTAAAATACTTGAATCTGCTACAAGCATTTTATCATTCTTATGTCATTTTATGTTGAAATTTTGAAATTCTGAGATATCACACAGCTGGATAATTCACTGTGATAAAGTGTGTGAAAGACGGGCAGAGATGAACATTAGTGAAACGGAGGagttatatttcaaatgatggAGATACCTCCTGTAAATCTGCTGAAACAAAGATGCTGAAAAGACAGAGGATTTGCACATGGGATAAAGtctaagataatattttaaagtatttggaCACTCTttaaacttataaaaataaaatttctaggaTGAAAAAAGAACaacttttaaatttagtttttgactgtgttattgttgttgatgatgtcaTTGTTGTTGATAATGCTGtgattgttgttatttttgtcttcttccgTAGACTTGATAGAAcaagaaaaaacatgaaaaacCAGTCAGTAGAGATTGTGTTCATTTTGCTGGGATTAACAGATGACCCTCACCTTCAAATTCTGATTTTCctgtttatgttttttaattatatcttGAGCCTGATGGGGAACTTAGTAATCATCTTCCTCACTCTGCTGGATCTTCGCCTCAAGACTCCAATGTACTTCTTTCTCCGGAATTTCTCCTTCTTGGAAATGGCATTCACAACTGCCTGCATTCCACGGTTCTTGATGAGCATTCTCACTGGAGACAAAACAATTACCTACAATGCTTGTGTATCTCAattgttcttcttctttctacTACTTATCACAGAGTTCTACCTCCTGGCTGCCATGTCCTATGATCGCTATGTAGCCATCTGCAGACCACTGCACTACCCCATCATCATGAGTAGCAAAGTGTGCCACATACTGGTCCTCAGCTCCTGGGTGACTGGGTTTTTATCCATCTTCCCCCCTTTAATGTTGGGACTCAAACTGGAATTCTGTGCTTCCAAAACTGTAGATCATTTCCTATGTGACACTTCTCCTGTCCTGCAGCTGTCTTGCACAGACACACGTTTAATAGAATGGATCGCATTTGTCGTAGCTATAATGACACTTATCATCACCTTGATCTTAGTGATTCTCTCCTACACACTCATCATCAAAACCATCCTAAAGTTCCCTTCAGCTCAACAGCGGAGAAAGGCCTTTTCCACCTGCTCCTCACACATGGTTGTTGTCTCCATTACTTATGGGAGTTGTATCTttatgtacataaaaacatcagCCAAGGAGAGGGTGACTTTAAATAAAGGTGTAGCTGTTCTCAATACCTCTGTGGCCCCTTTGCTAAACCCATTCATTTACACCCTAAGAAACCAGCAGGTAAAGGATGCTTTCAAGCAGGTGTTTCGCAGATTGTGTTATTCTCAAACAGTGAATTAGGAACCCCacaaaggataaagaaaaactGTACAGACCATTTCCAGTGGTTAGGCACGGCTCCCAGTTTAATGGGGCTTTCTACCCATCTCAAAActattaatccagaattgctcctatcaaaaagaaatgcagggacaaagaatggcgcagcagctgaaggaaaggccatccagagactaacccacctagggatccaacccacatgcagacaccaaactcagatattattgttgatgccaagaagtgcttgctgacaggaacctgataaagttgtcctctgagaagcacagacagagcctgaccaatacatatgtggatgcacacagccaaccatcagactgagaccctgatggaagagttagggaaagaactgaaggggctgaaggggttaaCAACCCCttaaaaagaacaatatcaaccaaccagactccacCTACCCCTGCCCCCAatgttcccaggaactaaaccaccaaccaaagagtacacatggagggaccatggctccagctgcataagtaaCAGAGGATtatcttatctggcatcaatgggaggggagccccttggtcctttGGATGCTTGATGACCCagcataggagaatgctagggtgctgaggtggaagtgggtgtgtgtatgagggagtaccctcatagaagccaggggatggggaatggggaCAGCGAGTTTAAATGGAAAGGGGTATaacactgaaatgtaaataaataaaatcaccaataaaacaaaataaaaaataaaaagggaaaaaagcatAAATAGCATGCTGTTGGGTCatgactaaaaaaataaaaatgtcattacATCCATCGTGGCTCATGTAACTTCTCTCCTTTTCTACTTAAATCATAGTGAGTATTCAAATTGTTCCATGTTCATCTTTCAGAAACGATCTTCTGAATCACTAGAAGCAAGATGCTTCTTCAGTCTATAATGTATAATTCTATCTTTGCTTACAAATCTCTCTTCTTGTGATAGGTTTATTTACTAAATGGTTTGTTTAAGTAAATGTTATAAGAAATTCTGAATTAATTCTGTCATTATTAATTGGTAGGTATTTTATTGGCTGTTTAATATTTTGAATTGCTAAAAGTAGAGATAAGCACACAGCTTAATTAATCTAAAATGTAATGAATGTTGTCATGGAAAATAACTAGGAAATCTGAGTCAATTTAAAGATAAAACTGGTCTTCTAGAAGGAAGCACACTTAGGATGAACCTTGTGACATGAATGAAGGAAATAAAGATTGAGGAACCCTTTGATGAGAAGCATGAGGCATATAATAGTCTGAGATGTTTCTTTTGCAGAGTTACAGTTAACGATCAGTTGACATAATTAGATGGTTTCATAAGAAGAAATAACTTGACTTCATGCCTGGACGCTACTTTTTTCATGGTCCTGAATCCTAGAAatggtactagttttgaaaaaatcaacatgtAACTTGTTACATCTTAGTTTGCAGAGATttctatttataaattaaaattttctcacAAGTCTGTTTGTGTCATTTTTGACAAAAACTAAAGATATATCTCTTATAAACTACCACAtacaattatttaatttaaataagttGGAAAATTTGCAGTCATGGAACaatataaaatgtggtattattttgttttttcttcacctCGTCTGTCTCTCATTTTTTActagatataaataaaaatataaacaacacaAACTCTGGGGtacattaattttattaactTTCAAAGTCACCACACAAAGTCATGGCCTTCACTATGACattctcatacacacatgtaactattcttttttttctaaaattcttcCCACTactctccagctccctcccccGTTCCCTTTCTTCTCATAAGcggtctctttcttttttgttgttgttgctgtttttattcgatatattctttatttacatttcaaatgatttcccatttcctggatccccctcccgaaagtcccataagccctcttcccggtccctgttccccaatccaccccttcccacttccctgtcctgatattcccctatactgctgcactgagcctttccaggaccaggggcctctctttccttcttcttgggctttatttgatatgtgaattgtgtcttgggtattccgagcttctaggctaatatccacttatcagagagtgcatactgtgagtgttcttttgtgattaggttacctcattAAGGATGAaaatctccagttccatccatttgtctaagatttcatgaattcattgattttaatgtctgactagtactccattcccatcaaaatcccaactcaattcttcccagagttagaaagagcaattctcaaattcatcaggactAACAAAATACCTAGGATAGATGAAACTATcctcaacaggaaaagaacttcttttcccagacctcaagcagtactacggagcaattgtgttaaaaaactgcatggtattggtacagtgacaggcaagtagattaatgaaatagaactgaagacccagaaatgaacccacacacctatggtcacttgatctttgacaaggagctacaaccatctagtggaaaaaaaaagatagccttttcaacaaatggtgctggctcaactggaggtcaccatgcagaagaatgcaaattggtccattctcatctccttgtactaagctcaagtccaagtggatcaaggacctccacagaaaaacagacacactgaaactagtggaaaagaaactgagaagacccttgaggacatgggcacaggagaaaatttcctgaacaaagcCCCCTTCTACTTCCAAGGCTCAGGTTCTCTAAAACTCTTTACTTCCCAGCTCCCTTAATGTCTCTTACTGGCTCCTTTAACACCATCCAATCTGTTTGCAATTAAATCCAGTATCCACCTGTGACTTTCCATTAGACTCAGAGAATGCTGCCTCCCCTGCCCACACAAAAGAATCTCGTGCCTTttgtgtgctttttcttttgttttgttattttgtcttattggtattctttccccctcccctccccccccctttttaagtGAGAGAACCTAAAGTTGGGTTCAAGGAgttggggaggagctgagaggagctttaaaggaaaaaaacacaatcaaatcaCTATACATGGCaagctttaataaaaaaaatgaaatttctaattttaaaattccaatttttcctttatatatggATTTCCAGACTACAAGTAATTTTGTGGTCTCCCAAGGCATAATCTGTTCCCTGTACTGATTTGATGAAGCAGCCTGTCTGGGTAAGGGGTAGGGTTTGGGAAAGCTGTAGAGGTAGATTTTGTATTAGGTTTAGGGGCAGAGATTGGGTTTGGTACTGGGTTTTGTGTAGAGGTAGGGGTTATAGTCTAAGTCAGAAAAGGTTGAGTCAGCAGAACAGATAAGTGAAAGTGTAAGGTTAAGTTTAAGGATAAAATAAGGATATGtatgggttagggttagggttagggttcaaATTAGTGTTAGCCTAGGAATAACACTACTCTCTGccagcttttattttttgataatatgtaaatgtaacttttattacCCTGATATAATTGTTATCTTGGAGGCATAGTGCTGAAAAACCTCactctttctatttttgtttttttaatgaaataatccttagaagaaaacaaagctgTGAAAGGACATATACCAATCTAGTCACTGCCTTTAAGAAGTCGTttcacatatttattatataattatatcattttccccaTTTACCTTTCATTCTTCTTCTTGTAAACCCTCCCATGTACccattacttttaaatttgaTAGTCTCCTTTCCTTTAATTGTAGCTGGAGGagggcactgtgtgtgtgcatgtgtgcacatccacatgtgtataaatacataaatataaccagtcagtctatataatgttactcatatgtatgttttcagagatcTTTTGCTATTGGATAAGCAAGCAGTGTGCTTCTTCCTGAGGAAGGCTATTGTCCTACTCTCAGCACTTTAGCTAAAAATAATca
The sequence above is drawn from the Apodemus sylvaticus chromosome 20, mApoSyl1.1, whole genome shotgun sequence genome and encodes:
- the LOC127670777 gene encoding olfactory receptor 6C6-like; its protein translation is MKNQSVEIVFILLGLTDDPHLQILIFLFMFFNYILSLMGNLVIIFLTLLDLRLKTPMYFFLRNFSFLEMAFTTACIPRFLMSILTGDKTITYNACVSQLFFFFLLLITEFYLLAAMSYDRYVAICRPLHYPIIMSSKVCHILVLSSWVTGFLSIFPPLMLGLKLEFCASKTVDHFLCDTSPVLQLSCTDTRLIEWIAFVVAIMTLIITLILVILSYTLIIKTILKFPSAQQRRKAFSTCSSHMVVVSITYGSCIFMYIKTSAKERVTLNKGVAVLNTSVAPLLNPFIYTLRNQQVKDAFKQVFRRLCYSQTVN